In Nitrospirota bacterium, the sequence TATGGATGAGGCCTCAGTCTCATGGCATCCACCTCGTTAGCTCTCTTATACGATATCCACGTCTTAAGGGAATCCTCAGTAAATACATCTCCCTTTAACAGAAAGTCGTGGCTGGCTTCAAGATTATTCAAAGCCACATCAAGACTCCCCGGCATCTGGGGCACTGATGCCAACTCCTCCGGCTCAAGATCATACAAGTCCTTATCAAGTGCTGCACCCGGGTCTATCTTGTTTTGGATTCCATCAATGCCAGC encodes:
- the glnA gene encoding glutamine synthetase (forms a homododecamer; forms glutamine from ammonia and glutamate with the conversion of ATP to ADP and phosphate; also functions in the assimilation of ammonia; highly regulated protein controlled by the addition/removal of adenylyl groups by adenylyltransferase from specific tyrosine residues; addition of adenylyl groups results in inactivation of the enzyme), whose translation is AGIDGIQNKIDPGAALDKDLYDLEPEELASVPQMPGSLDVALNNLEASHDFLLKGDVFTEDSLKTWISYKRANEVDAMRLRPHPYEFFLYYDI